CGCCCACCAGGCCGGGCTGGCCGCCGGAGGAGGTGTCGCCGCTCCCGCCGCCGCTGCCGCCGCCGTCGCCGCTCGTGCCCGGCGCGCCCGTGCCGCCGCCGGTGGCGGTGCCGCCGCCGGAGGTCGGTCCGGCCGTGGCGCTGGGTGCCTGCTGCTCCGGTACGGACTGCTGCGGCGGCGCCTGTCCCGTCGTGCCCTGCGTCTGGCTGGGCGCCCCGGTGGTGGCGCCCTGGGTGGCGCCCGGCGTGGTCGCGGCGCCCGCGGTGGGCGCGGCCGAGGTGGCGTCCTGGGTGGGCGGGGAGGCGGTGGCGGACGGGCTGGTGTCGGCCCGCCGCTCGCCGGGCTCCTGGGGCAGCGGGGAGCCGGGCAGCTCGTTGCGCGGCGGCTCGCCGGGGCCGGGCACGACCACCCGGTCGGCGTCCCGGACGGCACCGCCGAGGAGCGAGCCGACCAGCAGGGTGAGGCCGACGACGACGGCGGTGACGAGGGCGCCGCGGCGCAGCACGTACCACCGCAGGTCCCAGATGTCGGCGCGCGGGCCGAGGCGGCGCCAGGCGAGGCCCGCGAGCCGCCCGTCGACCGAGTACACCGGCGCGCCGGCGATGACCAGCGGCGACCAGGCCGCGAGGTAGATGATGTCGGGCGCGTCGTAGGCGGGGACGCTCTTCCAGCTCACGGTGACGAGCAGCGCCGCCGACAGCAGCGCGCCGCCGACCGCGGCGACCCGCTGCCAGCAGCCGAAGACCGTCAGTACGCCGACCAGCACCTGGGCGAAGGCGATGACGAGCCCGGAGCCGACGGGGTGTTCCAGCGCGAACTGGCGCAGCGGCTCGGCGACTTCCCAGGGGTGCAGGGTGTTGAGCCACGTGACCATGGAGCCGCGTCTGCCGCCGTCGAAGTAGACGGGGTCGCAGAGCTTGCCCATGCCGGCGTAGATGGAGATGAAGCCGAGGAAGACCCGCAGCGGGAGGAGGACGACCCCGAGGTGCATCCGCCGGCCGGGGTAGTAGGCGTGCCGCGCGGGGTCGTCGGCCTGCCGCCGGGAGCGGGTCCCGGGGTCGGCCGTCCCCTCGGGCTCCGGGCCGTCGTCGTAGCGCTCGTCGTCGTGGGCGGGGTGGTCGTAGGCGCCCTCGAGGGTCCGCATCCGCGGCAGCAGCCGGGTGCCGTCGCGGGGGGTGCGCTGGGCGCCGATGACGGGTGTCTCGACGGTCTGGTCGAGGTGGCCGTCGTGGCCTTCCGCGTGGTCGCCGCTCCCGGTGTGGCCGCCCGCGCCGGGCCCGACGCGGGGGATGACCCGGGTGGCTCCGGGGTCGCCGGCCGTGGGCTCCCCGGCCTGCTGGGCGCCCGCACCGCGCACGGCCTGGAGCAGGCGGTGGGCGCCGGTGTCGTCGGGGGCGGACCTGCCGCTCCAGACCACCGGGCGGCGGCGGGCGCCGGCCGGGGCGGCTCTGCCCGCCGCCGCGGTCACGACGGGGTGGCGGGCGGTTGCCTCGGCGGCGCTCAGGTGCCGCGCGATCCGCGGCGACTGCGCGGGTCGCGAGGAGGCGCCCAGCTGCACGCGGAAACTCGCGTGATTGACGATGACCTGCGCCGGATCGCTCGGCACCTTCACCATGCTCAGCGCGGGAGCGTCGTCGAAGCCCGACGAGCGGTCCCCCGTGGGTGTGCGGGGTGTTCTGGTGTCCACACTCATCTAACCGAGTGACGTGTGGTTAGGACACTGCCTTGACCCGCCGGATCTGTCCGGACCGCGTCAAGCGCGCCCGGACAGCGCCCGTCGTCTCGTACGGAGGACCCGGCCGCGCACCCGTTCGGTTCGGTCAGGCGCGCCGGCGCGCCGTCTCGTACAGCACGATGCCCGCGGCCACACCGGCGTTCAGCGACTCCGCGCCACCCGGCATCGGGATCCGCACCCGGAAGTCACAGGTCTCGCCGACCAGCCGGGACAGGCCCTTGCCCTCGCTGCCGACCACGATCGCGACCGGGCCCTCCAGGGCCTCCAGCTCGCCGAGTTCGACCTCGCCGTCGGCGGCGAGCCCGACCACCACGACGCCGGCCTTCTTGTACTGCTCCAGCGTGCGGGTCAGGTTGGTGGCCCGGGCGACCGGCGTACGGGCGGCGGTGCCGGCGGAGGTCTTCCAGGCGCCCGCGGTCATGCCGGCCGCGCGCCGCTCGGGCACCACCACGCCGTGCCCGCCGAACGCGGAGACGGAGCGCACCACGGCGCCCAGGTTGCGCGGGTCGGTCACTCCGTCCAGGGCGACGATCAGCGCGTCCTCGCCGTCCTCGGCGGCGGCGTCGAGCAGGTCCTCGGGGTGCGCGTACTCGTACGGCGGCACCTGGAGGACCAGGCCCTGGTGGTTGAGCCCGTTGGTCATCCGGTCCAGCTCGGGGCGCGGCGCCTCCATGAGGTTGATGTTGCCGCGCTCGGCGGCGAGCTGGAGCGCCTCGCGGACCCGCTCGTCGTTGTCGATGAACTGCTGGACGTAGAGCGTGGTGGCGGGCACGCCCTCGCGCAGCGCCTCGAACACCGGGTTGCGCCCGACGACCAGCTCGGAGGCGGACTTGCCGCCCCGGCCGCGGGCCGCGGGCCGGCGGGCGGCCTGCTTCGCCTTGGCGGTGGCGAGACGGTTCTTCTTGTGTCCCTTGCGCATCTCGGCCGGGGGCGTGGGCCCCTTGCCCTCCAGGCCCCGGCGCCGCTGGCCGCCACTGCCGACCTGCGCGCCCTTCTTGCCGGACATGCGACGGTTGTTCGCGGCCATGACCTACCTGTCTTCGTGTCTTCCAGTCGCTGAGGTCCTCAGGACTGCGTGCGTACGTCTTGCGGTGTGCCGTCCGGAGCCCCGGGCGGCACGGTCGATCCGGCGGGGCTCAGCGGGCGCCGAGGCTCCACCGCGGCCCCTGCGGGCCGTCCTCGATGGCCAGCCCGGACTGCTTGAGCCGGTCGCGGATGGCGTCGGCGGTCGCCCAGTCCTTGCGGGCCCGGGCCGCCTCGCGCTGGTCCAGCACCAGGCGCACCAGGCTGTCCACCACGCCGTGCAGGTCCTCGCCCCGCTCGCTCTCGCCGGCCCACTGCGCGTCCAGCGGGTCGAGGCCGAGGACCCCGAGCATCGCCCGCACCTCGGCGAGGCGGGCCACCGCGGCGTCCTTGTCGTCGGCCGCCAGGGCGGAGTTGCCCTGCCGGACCGTGGTGTGCACGACGGCGAGCGCCTGCGGCACGCCCAGGTCGTCGTCCATCGCCTCGGCGAAGGCGGGCGGCACCTCGGCGGACGGCTCGACCGGCCCGCCGGACAGCTCGACCACGCGCTGCACGAAGCCCTCGATCCGCGCGAACGCGGCCTCGGCCTCCCGCAGCGCCTCCTCGCTGTACTCGATCATCGAGCGGTAGTGCGGGGTGCCCAGGTAGTAGCGCAGCACGACGGGGCGCCACTTCTTGACCATCTCGGAGACCAGCACCGAGTTGCCGAGCGACTTGGACATCTTCTCGCCGCTCATGGTGACCCAGGCGTTGTGCACCCAGTACCGGGCGAACTCGTCGCCGTAGGCCTGGGCCTGGGCGATCTCGTTCTCGTGGTGCGGGAAGATCAGGTCGAGGCCGCCGCCGTGGATGTCGAAGACGCTGCCCAGGTACTTGTGCGCCATCGCGGAGCACTCCAGGTGCCAGCCGGGACGGCCCCGGCCCCACGGAGTCTCCCAGCTCGGCTCGCCGGGCTTGGCCGCCTTCCACATGGCGAAGTCCCGTGGGTCGCGCTTGCCGGTCTCACCGTCGCCGGAGGGCTGGAGCAGGTTCTCCAGCTCCTGGTTGGAGAGCTGGAGGTAGCCGGGGAAGGACTTCACGTCGAAGTAGACGTTGCCGTCGGCCTCGTAGGCGTGCCCGCGCTCGATGAGCCCG
Above is a genomic segment from Streptomyces glaucescens containing:
- the rlmB gene encoding 23S rRNA (guanosine(2251)-2'-O)-methyltransferase RlmB, translated to MAANNRRMSGKKGAQVGSGGQRRRGLEGKGPTPPAEMRKGHKKNRLATAKAKQAARRPAARGRGGKSASELVVGRNPVFEALREGVPATTLYVQQFIDNDERVREALQLAAERGNINLMEAPRPELDRMTNGLNHQGLVLQVPPYEYAHPEDLLDAAAEDGEDALIVALDGVTDPRNLGAVVRSVSAFGGHGVVVPERRAAGMTAGAWKTSAGTAARTPVARATNLTRTLEQYKKAGVVVVGLAADGEVELGELEALEGPVAIVVGSEGKGLSRLVGETCDFRVRIPMPGGAESLNAGVAAGIVLYETARRRA
- the cysS gene encoding cysteine--tRNA ligase — its product is MTIRLYDTSARQIRDFTPLQPGCVSIYLCGATVQAAPHIGHIRSGLNFDIMRRWFAYRGYEVTFIRNVTDIDDKIITKAADQGRPWWAIGYENERAFDDGYRALGCLPPTYEPRATGHVTEMVEMMRGLIERGHAYEADGNVYFDVKSFPGYLQLSNQELENLLQPSGDGETGKRDPRDFAMWKAAKPGEPSWETPWGRGRPGWHLECSAMAHKYLGSVFDIHGGGLDLIFPHHENEIAQAQAYGDEFARYWVHNAWVTMSGEKMSKSLGNSVLVSEMVKKWRPVVLRYYLGTPHYRSMIEYSEEALREAEAAFARIEGFVQRVVELSGGPVEPSAEVPPAFAEAMDDDLGVPQALAVVHTTVRQGNSALAADDKDAAVARLAEVRAMLGVLGLDPLDAQWAGESERGEDLHGVVDSLVRLVLDQREAARARKDWATADAIRDRLKQSGLAIEDGPQGPRWSLGAR
- a CDS encoding DoxX family protein; the protein is MSVDTRTPRTPTGDRSSGFDDAPALSMVKVPSDPAQVIVNHASFRVQLGASSRPAQSPRIARHLSAAEATARHPVVTAAAGRAAPAGARRRPVVWSGRSAPDDTGAHRLLQAVRGAGAQQAGEPTAGDPGATRVIPRVGPGAGGHTGSGDHAEGHDGHLDQTVETPVIGAQRTPRDGTRLLPRMRTLEGAYDHPAHDDERYDDGPEPEGTADPGTRSRRQADDPARHAYYPGRRMHLGVVLLPLRVFLGFISIYAGMGKLCDPVYFDGGRRGSMVTWLNTLHPWEVAEPLRQFALEHPVGSGLVIAFAQVLVGVLTVFGCWQRVAAVGGALLSAALLVTVSWKSVPAYDAPDIIYLAAWSPLVIAGAPVYSVDGRLAGLAWRRLGPRADIWDLRWYVLRRGALVTAVVVGLTLLVGSLLGGAVRDADRVVVPGPGEPPRNELPGSPLPQEPGERRADTSPSATASPPTQDATSAAPTAGAATTPGATQGATTGAPSQTQGTTGQAPPQQSVPEQQAPSATAGPTSGGGTATGGGTGAPGTSGDGGGSGGGSGDTSSGGQPGLVGGLLG